DNA from Sphaerodactylus townsendi isolate TG3544 linkage group LG08, MPM_Stown_v2.3, whole genome shotgun sequence:
AAATAAATTAACAGAAACTGTTACTAAAGAGAAACTTAGTGCACAGAATTACGCCTGCTAAGGGAAAATCAAcgtggcttctgcaaagggaattCTTGCCTCACCAACATTTTAGAGTTCTTTGAGCTAATTATCAAGCATGAAGATATGGATGATCTGACAGACATTActtatttggatttccaaaatgcTTCGAACAATGTACCAcattgggtcactatccactcaccataagccgcggggtcacctctttaaaagccacgggggtcctggacgctccccacatctccggcgctcactgcgcggctgccagggatttacctctctcccgcctcctggctgcgcggcaaattagctccgctaaaaagagcaacttttttaaaaacccagcaagGGTGATTACCGCGGGTTGTAAGGGAACCTCGGCTGTTCTTGCGCTGGCCGGGCTGATTCGCTGGCTGTGACGCCGCAGCTCACGGCTACAATCaggaggaacagggaagccatcttgttaagtggggtgtCCTCCTGTCTAAAGAGATCttgcgcgtagtgatgacgtagaaCCACGCAAGCccgacatccagtcgaagtccacgtcttcacgtctcaacttaGAAATTCAAAGCCcggtgccgagcaaatggaaaatgtagcGGGCGCTCTCGAAATGCgcatgaggaagtacaagaggcgtcGCGTgccgagctggcttctgctttcacttccagaaACACTGCTGATGGCGTGTCTCCGCAGAAAGCGCggccaacgatttactgctggcGTCAGCGTAATGCGGCCGTCTTAATAGAGAGGGCTGTTAAGCCTCTTTGATAGCGTTCACACTCACGCATTTCGtcgcgaacctatcataaacaacctctttagccaatcacactggagacccgccctcggctggcagCCACTTTCCGCGTAACTCATGGCGCTTACACGTTCGACTGACCAATCGGAATCTCCATTCCCCTGTTGCAACGGAACTCCGGCTCTTTGCTGCCCGGCGTTATTTTACAAGAATTGCAAGCGATGTGGGGAACAAATAATATCCGTGGTCGCAGAACccgcggaggcttttcattgcgggaaTATGGCGGCGTTACCGGTTTAGTGAAGACAAAGTGGGTGGTGCCATTGTTAAATGTACCACTTAAATACTCTTAGCAATTATGAGAATAGATGAGAGATCCTTACAGGTGAAAAATTAGTTAAATGATTTGAAGCAGAGAGTAGGAATCCATgaacagttctcacaatggaaggaAGTGAGCAGCGGGATCTCACAAGAATTGGTTTGGAGTACCCATAGCTATATGGTGTCTATTCCATTCAAACAGGGCAATCTCATTTTTGCTCCATCATATGAGTTGAGAATAAAGTTTAAAAACATCCCAGAATGTCCTATGGAGATTCTTTGGGGAAGGTTTGGGCAAGCTGTAATCTTTTGGGAAAGTCTGTGGAAGCTGTAATTCAGGGAAGCATAGTTGCCagtactgatttaaaaaaaaaaattgggtatcTCCCAATAAGTTTCCACAGAAAGCAGGACTCCCAAACTGTTTTAACCACAGTTTAAAATGGCATTTTCTCTGGAACTTGATGCCCAGAGCATCTGGCTTGTGATGTTTCCATGCCATCCCTATTTAATacatggggcagggggggaaaTATTCTGAGCGcttggcaccaaaactttgaaggcACAGATCCAGGAGCTTTGTgctgcatgggggaggggggatgagaagAGATTTGTGACAGGTGCACATAGTTTCCTACGTACCAGCATTTTACATATAGAAAACCGTCACTAAAACAACACTGTTTTCTAGACAATCGGAAAGATGTATTCTAAAGCAAGCATGCATGGAATTGTTATTTTTATTCATCTTTCAGAAAGTGGGGAGCTTTGAGTTTCACTGAGCATGACATGACTTTGACGTTCTTCCCCACGGCgcatttaaataaaaatgtttcaacaCAACAGGAATCTAGAAGCATTTCCTGTGCACTATATTGGGCCCAACTTCGGCATATTCTTCCTTGGAAATCCACATCTCCTGGAAGGCAGAGAGAGAAGCAAGAATGGATCCTCCCATCCAGACAGAGATCTTCCTGTCAGCGGGTGCAGTGACCAACACCTCTGTGTCCTTGGGAGCCATGCGAATCAACTCCTTTGTCAAGCGGTCACCGATGCCAGGAAAAAGACTGGAACCACCGGAAAGGAGTACGTTGGCATACAAGGTTGTCCTCAAGTCGATGTCACATTTCATGATAGTGTTGAAGAGGAGTTTATCGATTCCAGGGGCCTCCATGCCAATATTTGATGGACGAAAAAGGGTCTCAGGACAGCGGAACATTTGGTTGTGGACTTTAATGATTTGTCCATCAGGCAACTTCCAAGTTTTCTCTATCTCATTTGGTCTCTTAGCCATGTCCTCCTCAGGATTCAAACTCACATAACACAGACCCTCCTTCATGATCCGCACGATTTCCCTCTCAGCTGTGCTCACTAAGGCAACTCCACTTTCCCTTAGGATTCTCATGAGGTAATCTGTGAGATCCCGCCCTGCCAGGTCGAGCCGGAGGACCGCGTGAGGCAAACAGTAGCCCTCATAGATTGGGACCGTGTGGGTGACGCCATCTCCCGAATCCATCACACAGCCGGTGGTGAGGCCTGCAGCGTAGAGTGCCAGCACAGCCTGGATGGCCACATAGAGTGCTGGAACCTCAAATTTTTCAAAGAGCAATTTTGTCATTTGTTCACGATTGGCCAGTGGGTTGAGTGGCGCTTCAGTTATCAGCGCTGGCCTTGTGCAAGAATTTAACTTCAATTCGTTATCATAAACATGCCTCCAGATTTTCTCCATGTCTGGCCAGGAAGTGACAATTCCATGTTCTACTGGGTATCTATTGCACATcagtagaaataaaacaaaacatggataTCTTTGACTTTATCGTGCAAAATAAACCTTTACATTATCCAGTTATACATTCAGCATTCATAGGAGCTCAGCAAAGACACTTAAGAACCTTTCTATAATAACAAGATAGATAATAACTACTcagatatttattattatctgCCCATTTAGTTCACTCTACATCTAAGAAGCTCAGGGCTGCACACCAAATTTTCCATTTGGTCCtaacaacaaccctctgaggtagacCCGGTGTTGATTAATTGTTACATAGTCATGCATAGCATACATGGACTATCTTTTTGTGGTCCATGTTGGGAATTCAGCCCCTAAGCATGTGTGGGCTTGATTGGATCAGGCTACCTCATGTGAAGAGAAGATTTTCAACCTTCTtccttgtgccattttcctgatccaAAATAGCTTCACAGAGTCATTATTTGTTGCTTGGGGAAACTTACATGTACTGATTGCTCATAGCAAACGTATAACAGGTTGTAGTCGTTATAAAGCAAcaattctcaacctgtggatcgcgacccctttgggagtcaaacgaccctttcacaggagtcgcctaagaccattggaaaacagtagcaaaattacactTACACaatagcaacaaaaataattttatggttgggggtcaccacaacatgaggaactgtattaaagggtcgcggcattaggaaggttgagaaccactgctataaaggaactcattttcctattcacatgcatgctgtacaggcagcaattggaaaccgtggaaacaatccaggttgtgtTTCGCTCCTTCACAGAgaagtttctctctttttttgtttcctgcagCACATGCATACAGGAATGAACCCCCCATAGCCATGCCCATCATCCCACAatccgattggctgcacctgcgtagctgcacatgtgcaacacacagaacattttacaaagaaaaaggggcctccctgcccaacaggagCCAGGAACTGCATGAGAACAATGGGGAGGAACAACATGGGAACAAAAACCATAGCGAGAAAGAGAAGGTAAAAAACAgttaccagcgtggtgtagtgcttaagagcaggtgcacactaatctgcagaactaggtttaattccccgctctgccacttgagctatggaggcttagctggtgaaccagattggcctgtgaacttcaacacatgccagctgggtgaccttgggctagtcacagttcttcggaactctctcagccccacctacctcacagggtgtttgttatgagaggggaaaggaaaggagtttgtaaggccctttgagtctccttacagaagagaaagggggtgtcAAGAAAGAACTTACATTAGCTTAATTATAGTCATGTTAGTTAGAACATCTTCTGTAAGTTTTGGTatggtgtttttaaaatcataatcATCTCTGGCTTTTCTCCAGCTGGCCCATCCTGGTATTGAATCATTAGCTGAAGGTCACTGCCCAGCTGTATGGAGTTATCTAGCTGTTGAAACTTCAAAGAATGCTAAGTTTCACACCTGATAAGTCTGACTCCTGATTCCTTGAAGTTAggcacctaccgtgtttccccgaatataagacagtgtcttatattaatttttgctcccaaagatgtgctatgtcttattttcaggggatgtcttatttttctgtgttctgttcatcgggcatgcttccaaacaaaaactttgctatgtcttactttcgggggatgccttatatttcgcacttcagcaaaacctctactatgtcttatttttaggggatgtcttatattcggggaaacagggtaattggtAGTTGAAAACAACCAGGCTAGGCTTATGGCCGGTTAGAGCACTTTGGGAGGAATTTATCATGCTTGCCTTATATTTTGTATGTATTAGCCAAGTCAGTAGCAGTATGCATCTTGCTGTGGTTTTATTTGAATTGTTTTGATGCTGGCTCTTATATTACTCGCATGCATTTTATGCCAGGATATAATAGTTTGTTGAATGGACGCTTGATTCAATaagccttaaaatattttttaaagactatTTGCCTCTGAGTTATGTGTTAatacaaaatcctaacccacgtttaAGGAGGATCAGTAAGGTCTTcctttacggggggggggggggggatataaatccaactcttcttcttctactcttcttcaaaAGGTGCATATTGTCTCTATAGTGGTGGTGACGGGTAGAAAATTTGGCCTACTACATGATGGGAACCTGAGACTACCGCCATACTGCCATTTGGCGTGGGGGCAGGGGGTCGCTTCTGTGACAGTTTCCGTGGCTGCTCAAATTTTACCTCACTGGAGGAGGATATGGAAGTCAGACTTAATTTGCATGGGAGATGGGTTGCCAGTGCCACGGCGGCCACCTTAGGAAGGAGATTGATTGTCCTATCTGATGGGGGATCAGGTATTCTTTTGGAAAGGTGCTAAACATCTGAAGGTTGCCTGCTGATTTCCTGCCAACAGTGGTGTGTGGAAAGCTCTGTCAACAAACCCAAAATATCTCAGGGCAAGTGGTGAATAGAGGTCAGGGCATCCTgagattatgtgtgtgtgtttacggctgctcatggtgaccctatgaatcaaggtATGCCAGAATatcctattgttaatagccttgctctcAACTTGCAAACTTAGGATGGTGGATTCCTTTttaaagtcaatccatctcatgttttaAAGTCATCcatctcttttcctactgccttcaacttttcctagcattatggtattttccagtgactcttgtcttataatgtgaccaattGGAGTCACATggaggcagaaaatcgccccccccggGGCCCCCTCCCCAGGGGCGGGGCGTGGGCGGGGCATGGGCATGGGCATGGTGCGgtggggacagggcagggcagggcagggcagggcagggcagggcggaggGCGCGCACAAGCAGGTCATGCCCCGGCCatagttccctctccctccgtccctgggCAACCCCATTATGCCACTTGGATAATAAGTGTGGTGATTAACCCTTGACTTGTTGGATTGTGCACAAAAACTTTGTAGGAGAAATACTAAGTTGTTTGTTTAGTTTGAGAAAACAGTAGACAAAATCATTTTGACATATGTCCTTACTGGCTATACTTTTAGTGCACGTAACTTTCAGGTGGCCCTAACTACACCAACAATGACATCTCTCATTTTTAATCTCTGAACGGGAAGGGACTCAGGTCGTGGTTGGGAGACTGACGGGCAATCTAGAAATCGATGGGATCACCAGCCATTGTTTAAAGTTAGAACGTGGTACTTCTAAAAGGGAGAAAACCTAGCgtaatctctctctttcttgctctCCTGCCTCACCAGGACTCCACTCTGAAAACGTCTTTTAGAACCAGATGGATTCCATTTTATTCCTGAAACGACAATCCTACGTTTGTGCACTGAAACAAAGCCACTGATGTTCTGTACTGGTATTTCTATAGCAGTTTTATTCTTAAGTATGattccaagcagagttacactcttttaaTGTGCCCATTGAAGTCAACAGCTTTGGTGCTGGTAGAAACTGTCGAGTGACTcccatagggatttcaaggcaagaggtttcAAAGATGGtgagccattgcctgcctctacatagtgaggttttagttctttggtggtctaccatccaattactaaccagggtcaaccctgcttagctttcaagatctgacaagattgggctagcctgggccaaccagACTGGGACATCAATGGGTTTAGAGGAGTCTAATCTGTTTAGGACTACCCTACTACTCCCTTACTCCcatgcaggggaaaaaagatctaTACTCAGCATAGTCAATGACCCTAGCCATGTATAACCCTGATCTCCCCCATACACatgacatacacatacacatcttGGTCCCCATATCAATACTGTTACAACAACCAGATTccggtttgtttgttttccagctCTCATGCTAGAGAGCTTACCTATCCTTGTTCTGTTTTCCAGGTTTACTCCTTCCAGTTTGCTATagaaaaaggagaggaggaggcgtttggatttatatcccacctttttctcctgtaaggaaactcaaggtggcttacaagctcctttcccttcctctccccacaacagacaccttgtgaggtaggtggggctgagagagttcccaagaactgtgactagcccagggtcacccagcaggaatgtaagagtgcggaaacagattgggttcaccagataagcctctgccgcccaggtggaggagtggggaatcaaacctggttctccatattagaatccacctgctcattaccactacaccaccctggctcctaGTAAACAGTCCCCCACATAGTCCCAGTACTTGAGAGAGAGGATCCCTCGCTTGGCTTGCGCCTCGTCTCCGATGTAGAACTCCTTCTGGCCAGCTCCTAGCATCACAGACTTGGCCTTGGGCCGACCTATCAAGTTGGTGAAGATGGTCCGTGGTTCCTTGTCCCCAGCAACGCCACCTTTAAGCAGACCTGAGCCATTGTCTATCACGACCGCTGGTGGTAGCTCACCCATCCCTGGGTGACAGGTTTATTATGCGTGCTTGTTCCTGCTCAGGGCAATTGGCCCTCAGTGGCCCTGCCTTTTATTGGGGGGAGAGGCAGGCTGACAGTCTTCCCAGGCATGTGTGGCTTTCTCTATTGTGACCTGGATGTTGCTATGATACCTTTTCTTCCAACTTGGGGAGGCTTTGGGTGAGAAATTTATGGCGGAGGAGAATTTCTGCTCTTTGTGTGAACAATAGTTGATATAAGACCACAGTAGTCCCAATCTCTCAGCTGAAAAGCAAGCACAAATATAGATTGGTAGGAGATGCTGCCTTCATAGTCAAGCTTGTTGGCGACTCTGGAGAAGATCATGTTGGACTGGATGGGCTATTTtgctttgatccagcagggcccttctgATCATCTTAATATGTTACTATTTGATAAGAGCCTCTTGAATCTCCTCTTTTGCAAGCCCTGGTTAAAATGTTGAGCAGTATTGTCATTAGCCTGCTAATAGTTTATGAGAGTTGGAAGAACAGACACGCTAACAGAGAATTTTAGAGTAACAGGGGCTGACAGGTTTATTGAACTCAACTTGCGCTAGAGAAGGATTCTTCTCACACTTTAACCCATATAGTTGCATATTTGGGATTGTAGGGTTGGAGATTACAGGCTGGGAAATGGCTGGAGATTTGGTTGTGGAatcctggggagagtgggggtTTGGGAATGAAAGGGTTAGACACAACAAGACCACCCCATCATTGGTCCTATGGCCCTGTCGCCACTACCAGTGTGGCGGAGGTGTGGCTGGGGTTGGAGCCAATAGTAGTgagcttccacctggcctttggctgCCGGAATGGTAGCTCAAGGGGTTTGGGCTTACCCCGTTAGCCCATAAAGCCCAATTGAGGGCTTTTTAACAGCAGGgaggccttttttgtttttgtattgttgaaggcattcacggccggaatcacttgggtgctgtgtggtttccaggctgtatggccgtgttctagcagcattctctcctgacgtttcgcctgcatctgtggctggcatcttcagatgatgcaggcgaaacgtcagttGTGGGGCTTAGTTAGTGGTTGGTTTTAGCAGCATGCCTTCGgacgcttctgcatctgtggctggcatcttcagatgatgcaggcgaaacgtcaagagagaatgctgctagaacacggccatacagcccggaaaccacacagcacccaaacttttttgtttttgtgttttgcatCCCCACGCtgcctggaggtggcagggcagcgcTGGAGGTGATTGGGCTGCCCGTCTCTTTTGCAGGATTAATAATGTTTACACATTTCTGAATATTGAATATTTTCCTATTTGTAAGAAAACCAAtcggacagtggtgggatccaaaaattttactaacaggttccgatggtggtgggattcaaacagtgccctattgggcagggaggttgctttagtatccccttctcggcactcagaaaaaattagtaaccacttctagagaagtggtgagaactggttggatcccacctctgcaatcgGATCTTGATCcatatatttcaatttcaataagccttcattggcatacagaacatacaatataaatacagtaaaaattactaaataaaatttcacactggatcataagttcagttcgcaaacctcagccagaaactttgccactgcgagacaacagtcaaggtcattacagtttaagagcatatttactttatcaagctctgacagggttttcatagagtcaatgatttgtaataataagctggatcttggtttctggtaaagtgggcagtggaggagaatgtgcacaatggaatccaactgccctggactgcaggggcaaagcctcttatcgtttggtagacccttgagtcttcctctatggagcggggatggcataatattatgTGATCCATATATTTCAAGAGAAATATATAGAGTTCAGTCTACTGACTATCACTGAGGTTCAGATCTTGAAGTCCTGGTTCAAAAGTAGTACTGGACATGATGTGCCGGGAGACACAGGCATTTTCCCAAGTTTAGGTAAAACAACAAACTTTGTTTCTCCCCAAGATGTATGcaattgcctggagatcagtaccTATTTCAAAACTATTGTTGGGAGGTTGTAATAAGGCATCAGAACTTTTGGGCCAGGAGACTGGTCATTTTTAACTTATAAAATTTCCAATACTGCCTCTTTTACTAAGAAAGGAACTTGCATTATTCTTCTAAATCAGATTAGAATAGTTTTGATAAATTAATACCAGCAAGAATTTTTTTATAGAATATGTTGGATTGCCTTTTTGATACAGCTTAAATCGTTCTACAATTTTTCCACCTTTAACGATTTGTTACTAAAGATTAAACCATTactgacttaaaaaaattaaggaacCTCTCAGCTGCTAAAAAAAAGAGTCCTTGGAAAATTTGAAAAACATAGTTATAAAGAGActagaggcagaaaatggcatccTTTCAGGAATCTATGGTTCCAAACAGCACTTTTTTGACAGGCAATCAGAAAGATTAATTCTAGAACAAGCGTGTCTGGAGCTGatacttttattaatttttcagaAAGTTTAACACTGCACGTTTCATTAACAGAGACATGACTTTGAAGTTCTTCCCCAcaccattttaaataaaaatgttttgatacAACAGGGATCTAGAAACACTTCCTATGTACTATGTTCTGCCCAACTTCAGCATATTCTTCCTTGGAAATCCACATATCCTGGAAGGCAGAGAGAGAAGCAAGGATGGATCCTCCTATCCAAACAGAGATCCTCCTGTCAGGGGGTGCAATGACAACCACCTCAGTGCCCTTGGGAGCCATGCGAATCAACTCCTTTGTCAAGCGTTCAGTGATGCCAGGAAAGAgactggaaccaccagaaagcaGTATATTGGCATACAAGGTTGTCCTCAAGTCGATGTCACATTTCATGATAGTGTTGAAGAGGAGCTTATCAATTCCAGGGGCCTCCATGCCAACGTTAGATGGGCAGAAGAGTGTCTCAGGACAGCGGAACATTTGGTTGTGGACTTTAATGATCTGTCCATCAGGCAACTTCCAAGTTCTCTCTATTTCTCTTGGGCTTTTAGCCAGCTCTTTCTCGGGGTCCAAAGCCACATAACATAACCCTGCTTTAATGTTTCGAACAATTTCCCTCTCAGCGGTGCTCACCAAGGCCACTCCACCTTCTCTCAGAATCCTCATGAGGTATTCCGTGAGATCCCGCCCTGCCAGGTCAAGTCGGAGGACCGCGTGAGGCAAACAGTAGCCCTCATAGATTGGGACCGTGTGGGTGACGCCATCTCCCGAATCCATCACACAGCCGGTGGTGAGGCCCGCTGCATAGAGTGCCAGCACAGCCTGAATGGCCACATAGAGGGCAGGTACCTCAAAAGTTTCAAAGAGAACTTTTGTCATTTGTTCACGATTGGCCAGTGGGTTGAGTGGCGCTTCTGTTATAAGTGCTGGTCTAGTGCTGGACTTCAACATCAATTCGTTATTGTAAACATGCCACCATATTTTCTCCATGTCAGGCCAGGAAGTGACAATTCCATGTTCTACTGGGTATCTGTTGGATTTTAGTgagaataaaacaacaacaaaattatatTCTATTACTCTGTCATGCAAAAAAAATCCTAAGCATTCCTGAGCTACATATTCAACATTTACCGGTAGTGAGTAAATACATAGTTAGAAACCCTTTAATTCTACTTAGATAAATACTAGCTGCCTCCCAAATGTATATTATTTACAGTAATCCAACTGCCGTTGTAGATAAAGGCCTTTaccgctctggcccctgcctggtggaatgctctacctccagctgtccgggccctgcaggaccttggcgagttccgcagggcctgtaagacagagctattccaccgggcttccaccgccccccattgaaactaaaatcaaagctgcctgtctggaccatcttggttgggccttaattccatcttgggccctgcctatctcctccccttctttcttcttcttttttcttttcttctttggcctttagatcgggcgcatgtgtatatgtgttctgcacaatcttgttgttttaatttatttattgttattaattgctgctgagttttaatgggttaacttttatgttgtatcgatctgctgttggaaacagccgtgttgtgagccacctcaagcccttcggggatgaggcagcctataaatgaatgaatgaatgaatgaatgaatgaatgaatgaatgaatgaatgaatgaatgaatgaatgaatgaataatctaTCTGTATTAACCTGTCATActtccaagaagctcagaatGGCAAATctgatttttatccccctttaGTCCTCACAAAAACGTTGTGAGAGAGAATGACTTACTCAATGACTTACTTCATAGCTAACAGGGGATTATGAACCCACGTCTTTCCTGTTCAAATCCAACACACTAACCATTAAACCATCCTATCTACAACTTTTATTAATCatgctttataccccacttctgcatttaaaatgttcaatGTGACAtgtaaaaataattataaaacaggctgttgtggattttctcgACGGTGTGACTATGGTTTtatctcctaacgttttgcccacatctatggctggcattttcagaggcatgtcatggtaagaggtATTTCTTTCTGTTGCGCAGTGTGGAGacaagcctttgacaatactgcGCTAATAAAAGCCAACATCAAACTCAATCATAACTACGTCAGAAATCAGGAGGTCTGGCACATCCACCCATATGCAGAAAAATCTCAGACATTCTATCTGGTGAAATAACCAAAGTTCTACATATATCCAAAGgacaatggctgctctgaagtGAGGTGTGGATTCTAGtgtggcaaaccttttgggctcggtgtgtcaaaaattcagaaaatgtctaATCTGCTTCTGCTGGTGTATCATCTCCCTGCAAATCATCTccctgaacaaaagagaaacaattctttagaagaagaagaagagtttggatttatatcccccccccttctctcctgtaggagactcagagggacttacaatctccttgcccttcccccctcacaacaaacaccctgtgaggtgggtggggctgagagagctcagcagaactgtgactagcccaaggtcgcccaactggcatgtgtgggagtgtacaggctaatctgaattccccagataagcctccacagctcaggcggcagagcggggaatcaaacgggttcatccagattagaatgcacctgctcttaaccactacaccactgctgcttccctgCTCTAcatatttgtttctttaaaaaaatatacagtcCAATCATGAGTGGTGCTATGTATGAGATAAAGAAATAGCcataaataattacaaaaataatgCAGACTCAGACAGGGAGAATAATTGTTGTGGGGTGTTGGTGAACATGGGCGTGTCACCCAAAACGTTGCAGCGcatcataggttcgccatcactgttctgtgGCATTGTATGCCGCTATCTTCCCCAAGCTTCATCTTCAAATCTcggggaatttcccaacctagatgtGGCAGCCTTACCCCCACATTCCCTGCTGGTGGCACTTTGACTTCAaatgacttagaagggtgtaactctggccccttctgcacatgcagaataaagcactttcaatccactttcacaattgtttgcaagtggattttgctatttcacacagtaaaatgcagctgcaaagtgcattacaagtggattggaagtgcattattctgcatgtgcggaaggagcctctgtttgcatgcacactcacacacacacacacacacacacacacacacacacacacacacatctgcgtACCACATATGCAGATTCTTTAGCCAAATATTCTCTCACCCCTCCCCTTGCTGGCACAGCAACGTATCCCTAGGTAGACGTTCTGTTTTTGTACAACCCCGGCTATTTAAAAAGGAacctttcccccactttcttTCGAAATCAATTTCATTTGACCACCTCCGATTGGTTCTCTACAGTGGCCAGCGCCCCGTCTTCCCAGCACCTCAGGGAGAGGATCCCTCTCTTGTCTTGTGCCTCGAGCCCAATGTAGAAGTCCTTCTGGCCAGCCCCTAGCATCACAGACTGGGCCTTGGGCCGACCTATCAAGTTGGTGAAGATGAACTCCGGTTCCTTGCCCCCAGCAACACCACCCTTGAGCAGACCGGAGCCATTGTCTATCACGACCGCTGGTGGAAGCTCACCCATCCCTGGGTGATGGGTTT
Protein-coding regions in this window:
- the LOC125437843 gene encoding actin, clone 302-like, with amino-acid sequence MGELPPAVVIDNGSGLLKGGVAGGKEPEFIFTNLIGRPKAQSVMLGAGQKDFYIGLEAQDKRGILSLRYPVEHGIVTSWPDMEKIWWHVYNNELMLKSSTRPALITEAPLNPLANREQMTKVLFETFEVPALYVAIQAVLALYAAGLTTGCVMDSGDGVTHTVPIYEGYCLPHAVLRLDLAGRDLTEYLMRILREGGVALVSTAEREIVRNIKAGLCYVALDPEKELAKSPREIERTWKLPDGQIIKVHNQMFRCPETLFCPSNVGMEAPGIDKLLFNTIMKCDIDLRTTLYANILLSGGSSLFPGITERLTKELIRMAPKGTEVVVIAPPDRRISVWIGGSILASLSAFQDMWISKEEYAEVGQNIVHRKCF
- the LOC125437841 gene encoding actin, clone 302-like translates to MGELPPAVVIDNGSGLLKGGVAGDKEPRTIFTNLIGRPKAKSVMLGAGQKEFYIGDEAQAKRGILSLKYPVEHGIVTSWPDMEKIWRHVYDNELKLNSCTRPALITEAPLNPLANREQMTKLLFEKFEVPALYVAIQAVLALYAAGLTTGCVMDSGDGVTHTVPIYEGYCLPHAVLRLDLAGRDLTDYLMRILRESGVALVSTAEREIVRIMKEGLCYVSLNPEEDMAKRPNEIEKTWKLPDGQIIKVHNQMFRCPETLFRPSNIGMEAPGIDKLLFNTIMKCDIDLRTTLYANVLLSGGSSLFPGIGDRLTKELIRMAPKDTEVLVTAPADRKISVWMGGSILASLSAFQEMWISKEEYAEVGPNIVHRKCF